From Coffea arabica cultivar ET-39 chromosome 9c, Coffea Arabica ET-39 HiFi, whole genome shotgun sequence, one genomic window encodes:
- the LOC113707900 gene encoding uncharacterized protein, translated as MISISFPFTCPTMPYEVPRQPLRQRACLSDRFHCFQSSSTNKLWPRDQPTLSVACKCSAQGLGSEDDDRRALETVLKLYKAIKNKNFNELSDIIGEECLCNCNFVSTFHPFHGKEQVLGFFSSLMKNLGNNIEIVVKPTFHDGMNVGVSWKLEWGKNRVPLGKGLSFYTCHIYQGKVVINNVDMFLEPILHIEPLRLKTITSLTSAMDDIYSRASFQGKAKAAMKIFFILFLVAALLYYLRHRF; from the exons ATGATCTCTATTTCCTTTCCATTTACGTGCCCGACGATGCCGTACGAAGTACCACGCCAACCCCTACGCCAAAGAGCATGTCTTTCGGACAGGTTTCACTGTTTTCAATCTTCTTCCACAAATAAGCTGTGGCCCAGAGACCAGCCTACATTGTCGGTGGCATGCAAATGCAGTGCTCAAGGATTAGGGTCAGAAGATGATGATCGCAGAGCTCTGGAAACAGTTCTCAAGCTTTACAAGGCAATCAAGAATAAGAACTTCAATGAACTGTCTGATATAATTGGAGAAGAATGCCTATGCAATTGCAATTTTGTCTCCACCTTCCACCCTTTTCATGGTAAGGAG CAAGTATTGGGATTCTTCTCTTCTCTCATGAAGAACTTGGGAAATAACATTGAAATCGTGGTGAAGCCGACATTCCATGACGGAATGAATGTTGGTGTATCTTGGAAACTAG AATGGGGCAAGAATCGCGTCCCTCTGGGCAAAGGTCTGAGCTTCTACACTTGTCACATTTATCAGGGAAAGGTGGTCATAAA TAACGTAGATATGTTCTTGGAGCCAATCCTTCATATTGAACCCCTCAGACTG AAAACAATTACATCATTGACGAGTGCCATGGACGACATCTATTCCAGGGCTTCATTTCAAGGAAAGGCAAAAGCagcaatgaaaattttcttcattttatttctcGTGGCCGCATTACTGTACTATCTCAGGCATCGTTTCTAG